Genomic DNA from Alicyclobacillus fastidiosus:
CTGAACCCAGATATCCACTAGGAAAATGGATGGCAATCCTCATTTAAGTCGCTCTCCGTCAATACATGTGTTGAATAGCCCATCTGATAGGGTAACTCAAAGACGCGCGAGAGTCCTCGCACCCTTCGAAAACCGTATCCAAATGCGATTGGCGTCATGCCCGGGATCAAGACCTTCACCGCATGTAACTCTCCGCAAGCTACTTCTGAACTGGTTTGGTCCACCACTAGCACGTCAAATCCCCGCGAATGCAAGTCATCCAGTACCGCATTTAAAACGGAGCGAATGTCCAGTGATTCAGACTGGAGTGGTCGAACCGCATCGGCGTACACGTCTTGTACGGAATGAATCGGAGTTCGTCTCTCTCCGCTAAGGAGAAATTCCCAGCGAGGATAGGCTTCCGGTAAGCCACCAACAACGACGTGGTCGAGAATCTCCTGAATGCTTGTCGGGCTCAGTAGCATGGACAAGGCCTCTGTGCGTCTTATTTCCGACGTGCCCTGAAGGTGAAACACCTGCACGGTCAGTTCGCGGAGTGCTCCATACACGGCCTCATATGGGTTCAGATGACACGCTGATCCGCTGACCACCTTGGGATAGGCATGTTCCCCGGCCCGCACGGCCACAGCAAACACTACGGGTATACACAGGTCGTGCGACGCGTTGAATAGTCGGATTTCATAGCCTTCGTTTTCTAGCAACTCGATCACCCTCGAGACCCGTGAAGGACAATGCTTGTCGAGTTTAAGCTCCGGGATCGGCAACCTTGCATACCACATGTTCAGAATGCCATCGCGCTCGAGCACCTCAAAAATCCCATGTAGAACAGCCTCTTCCACGGTTCCGCCCAATGCGCATCCGTTCGACGTTTCCTTGATGAACCGTTTCTCATCGTTTGTCCAACCGTAGTAGGCTGTTTGTTCTGGAACCAGAACAGTTTTCTTCGACATCGTCGAATAGGCCCAAACCCAAGAGTATTTCTTTTCTTCGGAAAACGGTTCAAGCATGTGGTTGGACATCTGCAGCAACTCGTCGCCGTGGAGACCAAATCGCGACGGATGGACCGCGATGTCTTGGAACTCTGCGTAATGTCCAAACACGACGGGCCGTCGCTTCGACGCCTGAAATCCGCAGCTGCGCTCCAAAACTTCGAGCATCGCGGATCGCTTGGCATCGACGATGGTCAAACCAGAGCCATACCCCACGTGTTCTGCCCCCGTCGGTGTGCAGATTTGCGCACTCGCCCGAACGTAATGGTCACCGTTCCACAGCTCGTGGACAGCGGATATGTAGCCGACCTTTGGATGCACATACAGCGCTTCTAACCGATTGAAATCGACTGCCCCGACCCGCAACGCGTCGAGGTCGCCCAAGCGATGGGACTGGAATTGCACATGGGCGTGAGCGGGATCGTCATCCGGCAGTAGACGACAGCGAGGGCAATCGTGACTCGGCAGGACGGGTACCCACTCGAGAAGTTCCGCTGTGCTATACACGCCTACTTTCCCTTCACAATTCGCCGGGTTCTCTTCTTTGAGGAGAATGCCCGCTAGCTCATCGCTGACGATGTCCGACACTGTCACGAGGTCTGCCTGCGACATCATCAAGGGCATCTGAGCAGATTCTACACTACGCCCAACTTGTTGCTTCAACATCACCTTTAGGCGGCTGCGCTGGATCGTGTGTTCGAACCGCAATTGTAAGCACGTTGCGCATCCAGGCGTACCTGGTATCTCGAGCGGCCCGAGTAGAATCGTTGAGGCTCTGCCAACTACAGGTAAGACTCGCAGCTGTAAATCGCGGCACTTGGCCAAGGCGGTTTGCTCAAATGTGGACGACGGCATGTCCGAAGCCAAAATGACCAGTATCGGACGGAGTTGTTCCAAATCAGAGAGCGAACAATCCTCCGTCAGATGAACGCCCGCATGTTCTCCGTGTTTGTGGCGCCAAGTGTGAACGATGTGCTCCCCCAAGGTCGATCCTTCGTGCAGGATGACAACGTCCTTTGTGTCCTTCGTCAACCTACGGTCGTACACTTCATGTTCGTCCAGTGCATGCCTGAGCAACAACATGTCTCCCCCTTCACCTTCGACAAACAGAAGGATCCAGCGCCGCACGCCGACCAAAGCCGTAGTACAGACGAGGATCCCCCGAACCTAGTACATACCTTTCACGACGGTCGTCAGACTCGACTAGGTGCCGCTCAGCGGACTACTAAAACCAGCCGCCGCAGGAACTTGTAGAACTAGTCGACGAGGTCGACACCGTGGATGTTGTCGAAGATGTTGAACTACAAGATGAAGTCGATCCCGTTGACGTTGTCGATCCGGTGGATGTCGTACTCGTGGTACTTCCGCACGAAGTGCCACCAGAGATCCCAGTCTCAAACCCAAACGGTTGATGGGATAAAACGGCTGGTGGCCTAAACTTTACATCATTCATCTAATATCCTCCTCGACCCCAATTACCACTAGAATACATATCGTTCTTAATAAAGTCAATATAAGTTCTGTTTAAAGAACAATTTCACACCAACAATCAGGAGACAATAAAGTCCAATGAACGCGGCATAGGAGAGTTCAATCGCATCTGGCGCCTTGTGGATGATCCATGCCCCAATGGCATTCAATAAGCCGATGCCAAGGATTCGTGCTACGTTGAAACGTCGCGTTTCGCGCCAAACCAAGAGGTCGAGCAACAACACCGCCCCAGCGACGTGGGCGCCGGGGTGCGCGGCGTAATGGTGTATGGCGGCATAACCGACGACAGCTGCGCAGAAGAGCGCAAGGAGTGGCATCCTCGTCCAGAGATTGGACGTGCTGCGATCCTTGCAAAGTTGGATGACGTCTTTTTGAAATGACATGGCCATTCTCCAAAATAGACTTTTTCGACGTTGTGAAGAGTGATTAATGACTCAACTGCGTGAGCGCCACATCCATTTGCCTCAGTGCTTTCTCGATGGTCAACCGAGGACAAGCGATATTCATGCGGACAAATCCCTCTCCCTCACGCCCGAACATGTGCCCCATGTCAAGAGCCAATTTGGCCTCATGCAGCAGGATGTGTTGCAATCTCTCATGACTCATTTTCAGTTCCCGACAATCTATCCACATGAGATATGTCCCCTCAAGCGGTGTCACGCTTAGCTCAGGCAAGTGAGATTCGAGATAGTCAGTGGCAAAGTCGACATTCCCCTGTAGATAGGTGAGCAATTGTTCCAGCCATTCCGCGCCGTAGCGATAGGCGCTATCTGCAGCTGTCACGCCAAGCACGTTGCCCGCTCCCAGCCCAAACCGCCCCAGTGTCGCTTGGTATTCGCGGCGAAGGTCATCGTTGCGAATGATGACGGCAGCTGTTTGCAACCCAGCAAGATTGAAGGTCTTGCTGGGAGCGACACAGGTGATTGAGTTTTCTGCAAATTCGTCGCAAATGGAGGCAAACGGTGTGTAGATGTGTCCGGGTAGAGCGAGATCGCAATGAATCTCATCCGACACCACGAGCACATTGTATGTTTGGCAGAGTCTGCCGAGCGTTCTGAGCTCTTCCACACGCCATACTCTTCCCACTGGATTATGCGGATTGCACAGAATCAGCAACTGAACTCCGTCTTTCAACTGCTCTTCGAGACGCTCGAAATCCATGGTGTACCGGCCCTCGTGTAAGCGAAGCGAATTCGTGACCAGCATACGTCCGTTATTCTGAATGAGATTTGCAAACGGATAGTATACAGGTCTTTGAATGAGCACTTTGTCTCCTGGGTTCGTAAAGGACTCGATGACGAGCCCAAGGGCCGGGACGACACCGGGACTATTGACAAGCCATTGGGAATCGAGAGTCCAGTTGTGCCGTTCACGGAACCACGTTACGAGTGCGTCGAAATAGGCCTCGCGCAGCACGTATCCGAACACGCCGTGTTCAACCCGCCGACGCAGAGCGTCGATGACAGGCCTTGGCGATGGAAAGTCCATGTCTGCTACCCACATCGGTATGGCGTCGGGCACGCCAAACACGTGATCCAGTCCGTCCCATTTGAGAGATGAAGTTCGCAAGCGGTCGATTTTTTGATTGAAATCATAGATCAAAGGTCTGCTCCCACCTTTCCGATGTAGTGGTTGCCAGATATTCAACCGACCACAGTTTCGCGGCACTCGCTTCGTCGTCCTGCCACAGCCACGCCTCCATCTGGGATTGCGTGAGATGTGCCCGATATGCGGCCAACTTTTCCTGTAGGCAGTCCGTCACGTCAATTTCTAGCAGTCTTCCAACAAGACCACACTGTTCAGGATGCCGGATCATGTGTCCGCTGCAGACGTGATACAAATGTGTCCCCTCAACGAACGCTGAGTATTCTGCGTAGGCACGGGACGCTGCAGCCCCAATCACACAGTGGTCTGGGTGTCCACCCCACCTTTCATGAAAGGTGAGCACAGCGTCCGGCTTCTCATCCTGCAGATACCGAAGAAGCGTGTTCGTCAGAGTCTCGATCGGCTGGATTTCCAGCGTCTTGTCGCGAAGTCCGAGCAAATGTACGCGTTGTACCCCGAGTGCCTTGCAGGCATTTCGCAACTCTCGTTCTCGGGTCGTCGCAATGCTTTCGCGTGTAGCTGTCGGTGGAATGCCCATGCGTCGTCCCATTTCACCTTTGGTTGCACAGATCAGGACGACCTGAACCCCAGATTTCGCAACTTTGGCCAACGTGCCTCCACAGATAAACGTCTCATCGTCGGGGTGTGCAAACACAGCTACCAAT
This window encodes:
- a CDS encoding TOMM precursor leader peptide-binding protein — protein: MLLRHALDEHEVYDRRLTKDTKDVVILHEGSTLGEHIVHTWRHKHGEHAGVHLTEDCSLSDLEQLRPILVILASDMPSSTFEQTALAKCRDLQLRVLPVVGRASTILLGPLEIPGTPGCATCLQLRFEHTIQRSRLKVMLKQQVGRSVESAQMPLMMSQADLVTVSDIVSDELAGILLKEENPANCEGKVGVYSTAELLEWVPVLPSHDCPRCRLLPDDDPAHAHVQFQSHRLGDLDALRVGAVDFNRLEALYVHPKVGYISAVHELWNGDHYVRASAQICTPTGAEHVGYGSGLTIVDAKRSAMLEVLERSCGFQASKRRPVVFGHYAEFQDIAVHPSRFGLHGDELLQMSNHMLEPFSEEKKYSWVWAYSTMSKKTVLVPEQTAYYGWTNDEKRFIKETSNGCALGGTVEEAVLHGIFEVLERDGILNMWYARLPIPELKLDKHCPSRVSRVIELLENEGYEIRLFNASHDLCIPVVFAVAVRAGEHAYPKVVSGSACHLNPYEAVYGALRELTVQVFHLQGTSEIRRTEALSMLLSPTSIQEILDHVVVGGLPEAYPRWEFLLSGERRTPIHSVQDVYADAVRPLQSESLDIRSVLNAVLDDLHSRGFDVLVVDQTSSEVACGELHAVKVLIPGMTPIAFGYGFRRVRGLSRVFELPYQMGYSTHVLTESDLNEDCHPFS
- a CDS encoding PIG-L family deacetylase, whose translation is MHKLVAVFAHPDDETFICGGTLAKVAKSGVQVVLICATKGEMGRRMGIPPTATRESIATTRERELRNACKALGVQRVHLLGLRDKTLEIQPIETLTNTLLRYLQDEKPDAVLTFHERWGGHPDHCVIGAAASRAYAEYSAFVEGTHLYHVCSGHMIRHPEQCGLVGRLLEIDVTDCLQEKLAAYRAHLTQSQMEAWLWQDDEASAAKLWSVEYLATTTSERWEQTFDL
- a CDS encoding pyridoxal phosphate-dependent aminotransferase, producing the protein MIYDFNQKIDRLRTSSLKWDGLDHVFGVPDAIPMWVADMDFPSPRPVIDALRRRVEHGVFGYVLREAYFDALVTWFRERHNWTLDSQWLVNSPGVVPALGLVIESFTNPGDKVLIQRPVYYPFANLIQNNGRMLVTNSLRLHEGRYTMDFERLEEQLKDGVQLLILCNPHNPVGRVWRVEELRTLGRLCQTYNVLVVSDEIHCDLALPGHIYTPFASICDEFAENSITCVAPSKTFNLAGLQTAAVIIRNDDLRREYQATLGRFGLGAGNVLGVTAADSAYRYGAEWLEQLLTYLQGNVDFATDYLESHLPELSVTPLEGTYLMWIDCRELKMSHERLQHILLHEAKLALDMGHMFGREGEGFVRMNIACPRLTIEKALRQMDVALTQLSH